One window from the genome of Synechococcus sp. PROS-7-1 encodes:
- the trpB gene encoding tryptophan synthase subunit beta, with translation MTSTLPSNPSASDLAVSSRPAAAGRFGRYGGQYVPETLMPALAELEVAAAEAWKDPAFTAELNRLLKNYVGRATPLYEAERLTEHYRRADGGPRIWLKREDLNHTGAHKINNALGQALLALRMGKKRVIAETGAGQHGVATATVCARFGLECVVYMGAEDMRRQALNVFRMRLLGATVRPVTAGTATLKDATSEAIRDWVTNVETTHYILGSVAGPHPYPMLVRDFHAVIGQETRQQCREAFGRLPDVLMACVGGGSNAMGLFHPFVECTDVRLIGVEAAGDGVATGRHAATITEGRVGVLHGAMSLLLQDQDGQVQEAHSISAGLDYPGVGPEHSYLREIGRAEYGAVTDAEALDALQLVSRLEGIIPALETAHAFAWLETLCPTLPAGTEVVLNCSGRGDKDVNTVAERLGDAL, from the coding sequence GTGACCAGCACCCTGCCTTCGAACCCCTCTGCCTCTGATCTCGCCGTTAGCTCGCGTCCGGCGGCAGCCGGACGTTTTGGGCGTTACGGCGGTCAGTACGTACCTGAAACACTGATGCCGGCTCTGGCCGAGCTGGAAGTTGCGGCTGCTGAGGCCTGGAAAGATCCCGCGTTTACCGCGGAACTCAATCGGCTCTTAAAGAACTACGTCGGTCGGGCCACACCGCTCTACGAAGCGGAACGGCTCACAGAGCATTACCGCCGTGCCGACGGTGGCCCCCGCATCTGGCTGAAGCGGGAAGATCTCAATCACACCGGCGCTCACAAGATCAACAATGCGTTAGGGCAGGCCCTTCTGGCTCTGCGCATGGGCAAGAAGCGGGTGATCGCTGAAACCGGTGCCGGCCAGCACGGTGTGGCCACGGCCACTGTTTGTGCCCGCTTCGGTTTGGAGTGTGTGGTGTACATGGGCGCTGAAGACATGCGCCGTCAGGCCTTGAATGTGTTCCGGATGCGCCTGCTGGGTGCCACCGTTCGTCCCGTGACTGCAGGGACGGCCACTCTCAAAGACGCCACCAGTGAAGCGATCCGTGACTGGGTCACCAATGTGGAGACCACGCACTACATCCTCGGGTCCGTGGCGGGTCCCCACCCCTATCCAATGTTGGTGCGTGACTTTCATGCGGTCATCGGCCAGGAAACCCGTCAGCAGTGCCGGGAGGCGTTCGGACGCTTGCCTGATGTTCTGATGGCCTGCGTCGGCGGCGGATCGAATGCGATGGGTCTGTTCCACCCCTTCGTTGAATGCACCGATGTGCGTTTGATTGGTGTGGAAGCCGCTGGTGACGGCGTGGCGACAGGACGCCATGCCGCCACCATCACCGAAGGACGGGTGGGCGTGCTGCACGGGGCGATGAGTCTCCTTTTGCAAGACCAGGACGGTCAGGTGCAGGAAGCCCACTCCATCAGTGCCGGGCTGGACTACCCAGGTGTCGGCCCTGAACACAGCTACCTGCGTGAAATCGGGCGAGCTGAATACGGTGCCGTTACTGATGCCGAGGCACTGGATGCCTTGCAGCTTGTGAGTCGTCTGGAAGGGATCATTCCTGCACTGGAAACGGCCCATGCCTTCGCCTGGCTCGAGACCCTGTGTCCCACACTCCCGGCGGGAACCGAGGTGGTTCTCAATTGCTCAGGTCGCGGCGACAAGGACGTCAACACAGTGGCGGAACGCCTCGGAGACGCCCTCTGA
- a CDS encoding rhodanese-like domain-containing protein produces the protein MNQRMPQPLKAAELAAWLEREPALTLVDVREHRELTIAAFPYPVEHLPLSEAEQWIDAIDQRLPASRTVVVLCHAGVRSWNFGCWLLERHPSQEVWNLEGGIDAWSLAVDSSVPRY, from the coding sequence ATGAACCAACGCATGCCTCAACCCCTGAAAGCCGCCGAGCTGGCGGCCTGGCTGGAGAGGGAGCCTGCGTTGACCCTGGTCGACGTTCGTGAGCACAGAGAGCTGACGATCGCTGCATTTCCTTACCCAGTGGAGCATTTGCCGTTAAGCGAAGCGGAGCAGTGGATCGATGCGATCGACCAGCGGCTGCCGGCGTCTCGGACCGTGGTTGTGCTTTGCCATGCAGGGGTGCGCAGCTGGAACTTCGGATGTTGGCTGCTGGAGCGCCATCCCTCGCAAGAGGTCTGGAATCTGGAGGGTGGCATTGATGCCTGGAGCCTTGCTGTGGATTCCTCCGTGCCCCGCTATTGA
- a CDS encoding class I SAM-dependent methyltransferase codes for MNDSASTPQWADSSQGVGLWIERLINIGWLRRPLFFQARQLIIRTAERNGIPWRERRKRLRDQASPLLPAVSSPGVVPPDYYCVRFHAYEQGNLCWQAATEAEQATDAMALRIWPEETLTPLIAQTRLRDAIHQVVEPLLTTPVQQALDLGCSVGVSTQHLSRWLHRRAERRQDSPVRTRGLDLSPEMLAVASVRDQEGVVDGWVHAAAENTGLEASSFDLISLQFVCHELPQSATHAVLAEAFRLLRPGGALVMVDQDPASSVLQRLPAAIATLLKSTEPYIEQYFSLDMAAALQSAGFRDLRIKTCDPRHRVIACLR; via the coding sequence ATGAATGATTCAGCATCCACCCCGCAATGGGCTGATTCGAGTCAGGGTGTTGGGCTCTGGATCGAGCGGCTGATCAACATTGGCTGGCTGCGACGACCGTTGTTCTTTCAGGCCCGCCAGCTGATCATCCGCACAGCTGAACGCAACGGCATCCCCTGGAGGGAGCGGCGAAAGAGGCTGCGTGATCAAGCGAGCCCGCTTCTCCCGGCCGTGAGCTCGCCTGGCGTGGTTCCGCCCGACTACTACTGCGTTCGCTTCCATGCCTACGAGCAGGGCAATCTCTGCTGGCAGGCCGCAACGGAGGCTGAGCAAGCCACCGATGCCATGGCTCTACGCATCTGGCCGGAGGAGACCCTGACCCCCCTGATCGCCCAGACCCGTCTGCGGGATGCGATTCATCAGGTGGTGGAGCCATTGCTGACCACTCCGGTGCAGCAGGCCTTGGATCTGGGCTGTTCTGTGGGCGTGAGCACCCAGCACCTCAGCCGCTGGCTGCATCGGCGTGCCGAACGTCGACAGGATTCACCAGTTCGCACGCGCGGTCTGGATCTTTCCCCTGAGATGCTCGCTGTCGCCAGCGTGCGAGATCAAGAGGGGGTGGTCGATGGTTGGGTGCATGCCGCTGCGGAAAACACAGGCCTGGAGGCGTCGTCGTTCGACCTGATCAGCCTGCAATTTGTGTGCCATGAGCTGCCTCAGAGCGCCACGCATGCCGTGCTCGCGGAAGCGTTCAGGTTGCTTCGGCCTGGTGGTGCCCTGGTGATGGTGGATCAAGACCCCGCGTCGTCGGTTCTGCAGCGTTTGCCTGCTGCGATCGCCACGTTGTTAAAAAGCACGGAGCCTTACATCGAGCAGTACTTCAGCCTTGATATGGCAGCAGCCCTGCAATCCGCAGGCTTCAGAGATCTGCGGATCAAGACCTGCGATCCACGGCATCGCGTGATCGCCTGCTTACGCTGA
- the hrcA gene encoding heat-inducible transcriptional repressor HrcA yields MELLPRRQQEVLQATVHHYVDTIEPVGSKTLVQRFGLQASSATVRSAMGALEQKGLLVQPHPSAGRIPSPMGYRHYVDCLLPKPGAAVHHLEQELTQLSLRWAALDDLLQQLARRLTDFTGLMSLITLPQPTEQRLHAIRLVRTDERLLVMLVADSSHTHHLNLRLPYGCADQVAALERWTDDQLRQSGQLGWECLPQQLQTCGQALREALEHKDPFISPSEQSAHVHGVSRLVAQPEFSDSAKVRPLLDLMDCNPTAFIPSDPCRDDWVWIGGEHPHSALSDCSVIQSSYRSGQGGVGQVALVGPMRMAYATARAAVQSVAKHLNNLLS; encoded by the coding sequence GTGGAGCTCCTGCCCCGACGCCAACAGGAAGTGCTGCAGGCCACGGTCCATCACTACGTGGACACGATTGAGCCGGTGGGAAGCAAAACCCTTGTTCAGCGTTTTGGGCTCCAGGCAAGCTCCGCCACGGTGCGTTCAGCGATGGGAGCTCTTGAGCAAAAAGGACTGCTGGTTCAGCCCCATCCATCCGCCGGGCGGATTCCCAGCCCAATGGGATATCGCCACTACGTGGACTGCTTGCTGCCGAAGCCTGGAGCCGCCGTGCATCATCTCGAGCAGGAGCTCACCCAACTGAGCTTGCGCTGGGCTGCACTCGACGATCTACTGCAGCAGCTAGCACGGCGTCTCACTGACTTCACAGGGCTGATGAGCCTGATCACCCTGCCGCAACCGACAGAGCAGCGACTGCACGCGATCCGCTTGGTTCGCACAGATGAAAGGCTTTTAGTGATGCTGGTGGCTGATTCCAGCCACACCCATCACCTCAATCTGCGGTTGCCCTATGGCTGTGCCGATCAGGTAGCAGCCCTCGAACGTTGGACCGATGACCAACTGCGTCAATCCGGACAGCTTGGCTGGGAGTGCCTACCCCAGCAGCTGCAAACCTGCGGGCAAGCGCTGAGGGAAGCACTCGAGCACAAGGATCCCTTCATCAGCCCAAGCGAGCAGAGCGCCCACGTTCATGGCGTTTCCAGGTTGGTAGCGCAGCCGGAGTTCAGCGACAGCGCCAAGGTGCGCCCTCTCCTGGATCTGATGGATTGCAACCCAACCGCCTTCATCCCCAGCGATCCCTGTCGTGATGACTGGGTTTGGATCGGCGGGGAACATCCCCACTCGGCCCTGAGCGACTGTTCCGTGATCCAATCGAGCTATCGCAGCGGGCAAGGCGGTGTCGGACAAGTGGCTCTAGTGGGCCCGATGCGCATGGCTTACGCCACAGCACGTGCAGCCGTTCAATCTGTCGCGAAACACCTCAACAATCTTCTGAGCTGA